From the Nonlabens marinus S1-08 genome, one window contains:
- a CDS encoding EamA family transporter: MKFSRNTWLLIIAFFCVYVFWGSTYLWNKMAVQELPPFFLASIRFSSASAIIFAISKVLGYSLAITRKQLFNCVLAGFLFLAYGNGVFVWSLKWVDSGFASLLAALQPLIILLMMRIIQRKRLQWKSMVGVTLGLIGMYVLVSQNDIIAKEGMVIGILMIFTCLIAWCSGSLFVAKADLPSNFFVTTAYQMASAALILVVASLLFGESWKSPLDWQTQTQVSLICLTLFGSIAAFTSFNYLLKNVSPEKVSTSSFVNPVIAILLGWYFLGEELSLQTGIAALLLLTGVYFINSRKRTADDIIARKRPS, encoded by the coding sequence ATGAAGTTTTCCCGTAATACTTGGTTATTAATCATTGCGTTCTTTTGCGTTTATGTATTCTGGGGCAGCACCTACTTGTGGAATAAAATGGCGGTTCAAGAACTACCGCCCTTCTTCCTAGCCTCCATACGATTCTCATCAGCCAGTGCGATTATTTTTGCGATCTCTAAAGTTTTGGGATACAGCCTAGCGATTACACGCAAGCAATTATTCAATTGCGTTCTAGCGGGATTTCTATTTCTTGCCTATGGTAACGGTGTTTTTGTATGGTCGCTGAAATGGGTAGACTCGGGATTTGCGTCTTTGTTAGCTGCATTACAACCTTTAATCATATTACTCATGATGCGCATCATACAGCGTAAAAGGTTACAATGGAAATCCATGGTAGGAGTAACATTAGGGTTGATAGGAATGTATGTGCTGGTAAGTCAAAATGATATCATAGCTAAAGAAGGAATGGTCATAGGTATTCTCATGATTTTTACATGTTTGATCGCCTGGTGTAGCGGTAGTTTATTTGTTGCCAAAGCAGACTTACCATCCAATTTCTTTGTAACCACTGCGTATCAAATGGCTTCCGCAGCCCTGATTCTGGTGGTTGCGAGTTTGTTATTCGGAGAATCCTGGAAGTCTCCGCTGGACTGGCAAACGCAAACACAGGTTTCTTTGATTTGTTTGACCCTTTTTGGGAGTATTGCTGCATTTACATCCTTCAACTATTTGCTCAAGAATGTGTCACCTGAAAAGGTATCTACATCAAGCTTTGTAAATCCAGTCATTGCCATTTTATTAGGCTGGTATTTTTTGGGAGAGGAGCTGAGCCTTCAAACTGGCATCGCGGCCTTGTTGCTGCTTACTGGTGTCTATTTCATCAACAGCAGGAAAAGAACAGCTGATGATATAATTGCAAGGAAACGACCTAGTTAA
- a CDS encoding PAS domain-containing sensor histidine kinase has protein sequence MKVSKQESAQNQLRSIKGIFENQNALSFNLFQHMPIGICITNTEGYFTDVNATYCDIYGYTKQELVGSKFTNVVPEHLRDLLMRHHDEFMEKEYELQGRWEVQDKNGDKFDIIANAAFLRDEKTNEKRKMTLVVRAEELEDTIIRLETTIDILEKKLETQDIANRLAEHDLRNRLSSIVSIATILSNSSIDDAQRKWIDTIKRVGKDTLHLLSSARDYAKMERGEYQPNIEEFDIIAAIATVTKDYQDVIAEKNLEIQLQNNGIEVEPGEDELIIKGDQFYLEHLFQNLIGNAVEASPNGNLISIQIISDEEFKINISNQGAIPTSIQDRFFDKYTTSGKERGTGLGTYIAKMIAQFHGGNITFISNETDGTTLTIHMPKGSLV, from the coding sequence ATGAAAGTATCTAAACAAGAGAGTGCTCAGAATCAGTTGCGTTCTATCAAGGGAATATTTGAAAATCAGAACGCACTGTCTTTCAATTTATTCCAGCATATGCCCATAGGTATATGTATCACTAACACAGAAGGTTATTTTACAGACGTTAACGCAACCTACTGTGATATATATGGATATACCAAGCAGGAACTAGTAGGTTCAAAATTTACAAATGTTGTTCCTGAACATCTTAGAGACCTATTAATGCGCCACCATGATGAATTCATGGAAAAGGAATATGAACTGCAAGGGCGATGGGAAGTTCAAGATAAAAATGGAGACAAATTTGATATAATTGCTAATGCAGCTTTTTTAAGGGATGAAAAAACGAACGAGAAGCGTAAAATGACGCTAGTAGTTCGAGCTGAAGAATTAGAGGATACTATTATAAGGCTAGAAACAACCATTGACATTCTTGAAAAAAAATTAGAAACACAAGATATTGCCAATCGCCTTGCGGAACATGATTTAAGAAATCGTTTAAGCTCTATTGTAAGTATTGCCACGATCTTGTCAAATTCTTCTATCGATGATGCTCAACGCAAGTGGATTGACACCATCAAACGTGTAGGGAAAGACACGTTACATTTACTTTCTTCGGCGAGAGATTATGCCAAGATGGAACGAGGCGAATATCAGCCTAATATTGAAGAATTTGACATTATCGCCGCAATAGCTACAGTTACAAAGGATTATCAAGATGTGATCGCTGAGAAAAATTTAGAAATTCAATTGCAGAACAATGGTATTGAAGTCGAGCCCGGTGAAGATGAGCTTATTATTAAAGGCGACCAGTTTTATTTAGAACACTTATTTCAAAATTTAATAGGTAATGCAGTAGAAGCTTCTCCTAATGGTAATTTAATCTCTATACAGATTATTAGTGATGAAGAATTTAAAATCAATATATCAAATCAAGGTGCGATTCCCACTAGTATTCAAGATCGTTTTTTCGACAAGTATACTACGTCAGGAAAAGAAAGAGGTACTGGTCTAGGAACTTATATTGCTAAGATGATAGCTCAATTTCACGGTGGTAACATTACATTCATTTCCAACGAAACTGATGGAACCACGCTTACAATTCATATGCCTAAAGGAAGTCTTGTATAA
- a CDS encoding PepSY-like domain-containing protein has protein sequence MKNIASLFILILVIGTASCQDSKDKKAPQSVVANFQAKYPGETDPDWHLDSNGLWEANFKINGERYRADFEPNGLWVETENSIKKSELPEAIKLAIEKDYKDLKITEVERVQHYSKGWFYDVEFKQEGKKMDVEYREDGTSL, from the coding sequence ATGAAGAATATAGCCTCCTTATTTATTTTAATTCTTGTGATAGGAACGGCAAGCTGTCAAGATTCAAAAGACAAAAAGGCACCTCAATCAGTAGTTGCTAATTTTCAAGCCAAGTATCCTGGAGAAACTGACCCAGATTGGCATTTAGATTCCAACGGGCTTTGGGAAGCCAACTTCAAAATTAATGGAGAAAGATATAGGGCTGATTTTGAACCTAACGGTTTATGGGTAGAAACAGAAAATTCTATAAAAAAATCTGAATTACCAGAAGCTATTAAGTTAGCAATCGAGAAAGATTACAAAGATCTAAAAATTACAGAGGTGGAACGCGTTCAACATTACAGTAAAGGTTGGTTCTACGATGTAGAATTCAAACAAGAAGGCAAAAAAATGGATGTGGAGTACCGTGAGGACGGCACCTCTCTCTAG
- a CDS encoding GAF domain-containing sensor histidine kinase, protein MISAPIPSNEKKRLQAVEKYELLDTMPEDNYDSITDIIASICQAPISLITLVDKDRTFLKSRHGVELTESPRDISFCAHTITSEDDITIIPDATKDQRFIGSPLLTESNIAFYAGVPLIDRNGYKLGSLCVFDTKPRSLNDVQLRALKSMAKHVMVLFEERHRNMELTQAQKLLEERNEELKDFAGIVSHDLKAPLSNIMMIADLLQKENQGKISDKSYKYLQYLRDAGGSLSRYIDGMLIFYKSDELANHAFEEISYVDLVEDIVAMVVTDEHTLVTYAPEMDVTMKTSNAALHQILLNLVSNSIKYGDKDPTTIHIAMEVLPDFYQLTVEDNGRGISTEQIKSVFKLFYTAAEEDRHGKKGTGIGLATTKRLLDQLGASIDIESEVGVGTKITLKFPRDND, encoded by the coding sequence ATGATAAGTGCACCTATACCGTCAAATGAAAAAAAGCGTTTGCAAGCTGTAGAAAAATATGAACTTCTGGACACTATGCCAGAAGATAACTACGACAGCATCACAGACATCATTGCCAGCATTTGTCAAGCACCGATTTCTTTAATCACTCTTGTCGATAAAGACAGGACCTTTTTGAAATCTAGACATGGTGTTGAATTGACTGAGTCCCCAAGAGATATTTCCTTTTGCGCTCATACGATTACTAGTGAGGATGACATTACTATCATTCCAGATGCAACCAAAGATCAACGGTTCATAGGAAGTCCATTGTTGACCGAATCTAATATTGCTTTTTATGCGGGTGTACCTTTAATTGATAGGAACGGTTACAAGTTAGGCTCTTTATGTGTTTTTGACACAAAGCCTAGATCTTTGAATGATGTACAGTTAAGAGCTCTCAAAAGCATGGCTAAACATGTGATGGTTCTTTTTGAGGAACGTCACCGCAATATGGAGCTCACCCAGGCGCAAAAATTGTTAGAGGAGCGCAATGAAGAATTAAAAGACTTTGCTGGTATTGTATCTCATGACCTGAAAGCGCCATTATCTAATATTATGATGATTGCAGATTTATTGCAGAAAGAGAATCAAGGTAAGATAAGTGACAAATCCTATAAATACTTGCAATATCTGAGAGACGCGGGAGGCAGCTTAAGCCGCTATATTGATGGTATGCTTATTTTTTATAAAAGTGATGAGCTCGCTAACCACGCCTTTGAAGAAATAAGCTATGTCGATCTTGTAGAAGACATCGTGGCAATGGTGGTGACTGATGAGCATACCCTTGTTACCTACGCTCCAGAAATGGATGTGACAATGAAAACAAGTAATGCTGCATTACATCAAATATTACTGAACTTAGTTTCTAACAGTATCAAATATGGTGATAAGGATCCAACCACTATTCACATTGCCATGGAGGTTCTGCCTGATTTTTACCAGCTAACTGTGGAAGACAACGGCAGAGGGATTTCAACTGAGCAAATTAAAAGCGTCTTTAAATTATTTTATACTGCGGCTGAAGAAGACCGCCATGGAAAAAAAGGTACCGGTATAGGTCTTGCTACTACAAAGAGACTCTTAGATCAATTAGGAGCATCTATTGATATTGAATCTGAAGTAGGTGTGGGAACTAAAATCACTTTAAAGTTTCCAAGAGATAACGACTAA
- a CDS encoding NAD(P)-dependent alcohol dehydrogenase gives MTTEIKAYGTQDPKADLKEMTIERRDLNENDVKIDILYCGVCHSDIHAARNDWGNAKYPVVPGHEIVGKVVEVGSSVSKFSEGDLVGVGCMVDSCLSCSACEDDLEQFCESGMVGTYNGKDKHLGGHTFGGYSTSITVREHFVLNIPKNLDLKSVAPLLCAGITTFSPLNHWKIKKGDKVGVVGLGGLGHMGIKFAAAMGAETIMITTSPEKAEDAKRLGADGVLISKDDEAMKEHRGSFDFILNTVPVKHDVNPYLQLLKRDATMVMVGAIEPLEPMNGGNLIIGRKSIAGSLIGGIKETQEMLDFCGKNDITCDVEMIDMDEINTAYDRVTDSDVKYRFVIDMQSLKN, from the coding sequence ATGACAACGGAAATAAAAGCGTACGGTACACAAGATCCTAAAGCAGATCTTAAGGAGATGACGATTGAGCGACGTGATTTAAATGAAAATGATGTAAAAATAGACATCCTTTACTGTGGGGTGTGTCACAGTGATATACATGCAGCAAGAAACGATTGGGGAAACGCAAAATACCCGGTGGTTCCTGGACATGAGATTGTAGGAAAGGTAGTTGAAGTTGGTTCTTCAGTATCTAAATTTTCTGAAGGAGATCTTGTTGGAGTAGGGTGTATGGTAGATTCCTGTTTAAGCTGTAGTGCTTGTGAGGATGATCTAGAACAGTTTTGTGAAAGCGGTATGGTGGGTACCTACAACGGGAAAGACAAACATTTAGGCGGTCATACTTTTGGTGGTTATTCTACAAGCATCACTGTAAGAGAACACTTTGTACTAAATATCCCTAAAAACTTAGATTTAAAATCAGTTGCACCATTATTATGTGCAGGGATTACGACTTTTTCCCCATTGAATCACTGGAAGATTAAAAAAGGAGACAAGGTAGGTGTTGTAGGTCTAGGAGGTTTGGGCCATATGGGAATCAAATTTGCTGCTGCTATGGGAGCAGAAACAATCATGATCACTACTTCTCCAGAAAAAGCAGAAGATGCTAAGAGATTAGGAGCTGACGGAGTCCTTATTTCAAAAGATGACGAAGCTATGAAGGAACATAGAGGAAGCTTTGACTTTATTCTGAATACCGTACCAGTAAAACATGATGTGAATCCATACTTGCAATTATTGAAAAGAGATGCGACCATGGTGATGGTAGGCGCTATTGAACCTTTAGAGCCTATGAACGGTGGTAACCTGATTATTGGTCGTAAGAGTATCGCAGGTTCCTTGATAGGTGGAATCAAAGAGACACAAGAAATGTTAGACTTTTGTGGTAAAAATGACATCACTTGCGATGTAGAAATGATTGATATGGATGAAATAAACACAGCATATGACCGGGTTACTGATAGCGATGTGAAATACCGCTTTGTGATTGATATGCAGTCTCTCAAGAATTAA
- a CDS encoding DoxX family protein, which produces MNVLHVLIYFSGIAFLFFGITCLFTPRMRMEFIRFGLSKLQRQITGVVQIIAAIGLLLFEFNTLLAVISAAGLSLLMLLGFIVRMRIKDSVYESSPAFVFMILNAIIAFKLWLLL; this is translated from the coding sequence ATGAATGTTCTTCATGTGCTGATTTACTTCAGTGGAATCGCCTTTTTATTTTTTGGTATTACATGCTTATTTACGCCACGTATGCGTATGGAGTTCATACGCTTCGGACTGTCTAAATTACAACGTCAAATTACTGGAGTAGTTCAAATAATTGCCGCCATCGGCTTGCTGCTATTTGAGTTCAATACGTTGCTTGCCGTAATTTCCGCCGCAGGACTTTCCTTACTAATGCTATTGGGTTTTATAGTAAGAATGCGGATCAAGGATTCTGTTTATGAATCCTCGCCCGCATTTGTTTTTATGATTTTAAATGCGATTATCGCGTTTAAATTATGGTTGTTACTCTAG
- a CDS encoding DoxX family protein — translation MNLSILEIIEIIIKLVVGLSILNVWLINRNKATPWRAQNATSMREEFTVYGLSKSMMVITGTLKCFCAVLLMISIFYPSVEWVGAAGIALLMAVAISMHIKVNDPAKKSIPAAVFLILSLLVIFI, via the coding sequence ATGAATTTGAGCATTTTAGAGATTATTGAAATTATAATAAAACTGGTCGTAGGGCTAAGCATTTTAAATGTCTGGTTGATCAATAGAAATAAAGCAACTCCATGGAGGGCTCAAAATGCAACTAGTATGCGTGAAGAGTTTACCGTATATGGGCTGTCTAAAAGCATGATGGTCATTACAGGAACCTTGAAGTGCTTTTGTGCCGTACTCTTAATGATCTCTATATTTTATCCAAGTGTGGAGTGGGTAGGTGCTGCAGGAATCGCACTGCTCATGGCAGTAGCCATTTCCATGCACATTAAAGTGAATGACCCAGCTAAGAAATCCATTCCAGCTGCGGTATTTCTAATTTTATCCCTATTAGTTATCTTTATCTAG
- a CDS encoding OmpA family protein, with protein MKTKFLSIATAVLLIVSCQSLQNTNKQQRGTAIGAAGGAILGAIIGNNVGDGANQTEGAVIGAVVGGVAGNVIGRKMDRQAQEISQEIPGAQVERVGEGIVVTFDEGSGVNFATNQSTLNASSRATLDKLVNVMNDYPGTEILVSGHTDSQGDAAYNLELSKRRAFAVRDYLVADGIASDRMAVTYAGETTPVATNDTAAGRAQNRRVEIGIVAGEEMRREAQKEVKG; from the coding sequence ATGAAAACTAAATTTTTAAGCATTGCAACAGCCGTACTATTAATAGTGAGCTGTCAATCATTACAAAATACAAATAAACAACAGCGTGGTACTGCCATTGGAGCAGCGGGTGGAGCTATTTTAGGAGCCATCATAGGTAACAACGTTGGGGACGGAGCCAATCAAACTGAAGGTGCCGTTATAGGTGCTGTCGTAGGTGGAGTGGCTGGAAATGTTATAGGTCGTAAAATGGACCGTCAAGCTCAAGAAATTTCTCAAGAAATTCCAGGAGCTCAAGTAGAAAGAGTGGGAGAAGGTATTGTTGTGACCTTTGATGAAGGCAGTGGCGTGAACTTTGCAACAAATCAGTCCACATTAAATGCTAGTTCTAGAGCTACTCTTGACAAATTAGTAAATGTGATGAATGACTATCCAGGAACTGAAATTCTTGTTTCAGGTCACACAGATAGCCAGGGGGATGCGGCATATAATCTAGAACTCTCTAAGAGAAGAGCATTTGCCGTTAGAGACTATTTAGTAGCAGATGGGATTGCATCTGATCGTATGGCAGTAACTTATGCCGGTGAAACTACTCCAGTCGCTACAAATGACACGGCAGCCGGTCGTGCACAAAACAGACGTGTGGAGATAGGAATTGTTGCTGGTGAAGAAATGAGAAGAGAAGCTCAGAAAGAAGTAAAAGGATAA
- a CDS encoding lipocalin family protein: MKKLLISGFVAALLLVGCGGTQNAVKQTERIVRGNWVVDNVTYDGNGQFESTLLQDVSAKCFEGSQWYFVANNNRGNYSIETPSCDTGTRNFIWVIPGSKDIIEGDLLLKPTGDNYRSETDAGFRLNVNNLTENSMTWSQSVLVNGKTVKVNMNFRKLTE, from the coding sequence ATGAAAAAATTATTGATATCAGGATTTGTTGCCGCCTTACTACTAGTAGGTTGTGGTGGTACACAAAATGCCGTAAAGCAAACAGAACGTATTGTACGTGGAAATTGGGTAGTAGATAATGTAACCTATGATGGTAACGGACAATTTGAATCTACTTTATTGCAAGATGTAAGTGCAAAATGTTTCGAAGGAAGTCAATGGTACTTTGTTGCTAACAACAACCGAGGAAACTATTCTATTGAAACTCCTAGTTGTGATACAGGAACCAGAAATTTTATCTGGGTGATACCTGGATCAAAAGACATTATAGAAGGTGATCTTTTATTGAAGCCAACAGGCGACAATTATAGAAGTGAAACTGATGCTGGATTTAGATTAAACGTTAATAACTTGACTGAAAATAGCATGACTTGGAGCCAAAGTGTACTGGTAAATGGTAAAACCGTTAAAGTCAACATGAATTTTAGAAAACTAACCGAATAA
- a CDS encoding mechanosensitive ion channel family protein codes for MKEFFLQREVILTCVILFIGFLIHRIIIWSAMKLSTKVQRSKLRKQYLNRYIGYIIWTMVGITIIFVWSINNEEFWLALGSTFAVVGVALFANWSILSNVTASFILYFNFPYKIGDRVRIHDKDLPITGVIEDIKGFYTVLRTADGELVTYPNNLLLQKGVSILYNRTESVFDIDKHEEADRTAR; via the coding sequence ATGAAAGAGTTTTTTCTACAACGAGAAGTCATTTTAACCTGTGTTATATTATTCATAGGTTTCTTAATTCATCGCATCATCATATGGAGTGCGATGAAATTGAGCACCAAGGTCCAGCGTTCAAAGCTTCGCAAACAATACTTGAATCGTTACATAGGCTACATCATCTGGACTATGGTAGGTATTACGATAATATTTGTTTGGAGCATCAATAATGAAGAGTTCTGGTTAGCCTTAGGCTCTACATTTGCCGTTGTAGGAGTAGCTTTATTTGCAAACTGGAGCATCTTAAGTAATGTTACCGCAAGTTTTATTTTGTATTTCAACTTTCCATATAAAATTGGTGATCGAGTGCGAATACATGATAAAGACTTACCAATAACCGGTGTCATTGAAGATATCAAAGGATTTTATACAGTTTTGAGAACTGCAGACGGAGAACTGGTCACCTATCCTAATAATCTACTATTACAAAAAGGAGTCAGTATTCTCTACAATCGTACGGAATCCGTATTTGACATTGATAAACATGAAGAAGCAGATCGTACTGCTCGATAA
- a CDS encoding translation initiation factor has product MDLSDQLKNLFPDHEVPEEPQEEQSNIWLQDDPLECRFEKRKGKVNTVIAGYTGATEDFKILAKEIKTTLGVGGSFKNDQIIVQGDFRERIMEILKEKGFKVKRVGG; this is encoded by the coding sequence ATGGACTTAAGCGACCAACTCAAAAATTTATTTCCTGATCACGAAGTGCCAGAAGAGCCGCAGGAAGAACAAAGTAATATCTGGTTACAAGATGATCCTCTCGAATGCAGATTTGAAAAACGTAAGGGAAAAGTAAACACAGTAATAGCTGGCTATACAGGAGCGACTGAAGATTTTAAAATTCTCGCTAAAGAGATTAAAACGACCCTAGGTGTAGGCGGTAGTTTCAAAAACGATCAAATCATCGTACAAGGAGATTTTAGAGAACGTATTATGGAAATCCTTAAAGAAAAAGGGTTTAAAGTCAAGCGTGTAGGCGGTTGA
- the fumC gene encoding class II fumarate hydratase translates to MDYRIEKDTMGPIEVPADKLWGAQTQRSRENFKIGPAGSMPLEIVYGFAYLKKAAAYANESLGVLEAEKRDLIAQVCDEILDGKHDDQFPLVIWQTGSGTQSNMNVNEVIANRAHQIAGKKIGEGDKTIQPNDDVNKSQSSNDTFPTGMHIACYKKIVEDTIPGIIQLRNTLHDKAVAFDDVVKIGRTHLMDATPLTLGQEFSGYVSQLDHGIIALENTLNHLSELALGGTAVGTGLNTPDGYDVKVAEYIAEFTELPFKTAANKFEALAAHDALVETHGALKQVAVSLNKIANDIRMLASGPRSGIGEITIPANEPGSSIMPGKVNPTQCEAITMVCAQVMGNDVTVSVGGMQGQYELNVFKPVMAAAVLQSATLLGDSCRSFEKHCAAGIEPNHARIKDLLNNSLMLVTALNTKIGYYKAAEIANKAHEEGTTLKAAAVSTGYLTAEEFDEWVKPEDMVGKR, encoded by the coding sequence ATGGATTACCGTATAGAAAAAGATACCATGGGACCTATAGAGGTTCCTGCAGATAAGTTGTGGGGTGCACAAACACAGCGCTCCCGTGAGAATTTTAAAATAGGACCGGCGGGCAGTATGCCTCTTGAAATCGTTTACGGCTTTGCCTACTTGAAAAAAGCAGCGGCCTATGCAAATGAAAGTCTGGGTGTACTTGAAGCAGAAAAACGTGATTTAATCGCTCAAGTTTGTGATGAAATCCTAGATGGAAAGCACGACGACCAATTTCCCTTAGTCATCTGGCAGACGGGTTCTGGGACGCAATCTAACATGAATGTGAATGAAGTGATTGCCAATCGTGCGCATCAAATCGCTGGCAAAAAGATAGGTGAAGGCGATAAAACCATTCAACCTAACGATGATGTCAATAAATCACAAAGTAGTAATGATACATTCCCAACAGGAATGCACATTGCATGTTATAAGAAAATCGTTGAAGACACGATTCCAGGAATTATCCAATTGCGAAATACGCTGCATGATAAGGCGGTAGCTTTTGATGATGTAGTAAAAATAGGGCGAACGCACTTGATGGATGCGACACCATTAACCTTAGGTCAGGAATTCTCAGGCTATGTTTCTCAGCTAGATCACGGGATCATTGCATTAGAAAATACCCTGAATCATTTGAGTGAATTGGCTCTGGGCGGAACAGCCGTTGGTACAGGATTGAATACCCCAGATGGTTATGATGTAAAGGTTGCAGAATATATCGCTGAGTTTACAGAGCTTCCCTTTAAAACAGCCGCTAATAAATTTGAAGCACTAGCCGCACACGACGCGCTGGTAGAAACTCATGGAGCTTTGAAACAAGTAGCGGTATCCTTGAATAAAATCGCTAATGACATTAGAATGCTTGCTAGTGGGCCGCGCAGTGGTATTGGCGAGATCACTATTCCAGCAAATGAACCAGGAAGTTCTATAATGCCTGGAAAAGTCAACCCAACCCAATGCGAGGCCATTACCATGGTATGCGCTCAAGTGATGGGTAACGACGTGACCGTAAGCGTAGGAGGCATGCAAGGCCAATACGAATTAAACGTATTCAAACCAGTTATGGCCGCTGCCGTATTGCAAAGCGCCACATTATTAGGAGATTCATGTAGAAGTTTTGAGAAGCACTGTGCAGCAGGTATAGAACCTAACCATGCAAGAATCAAGGATCTTTTGAACAATTCCTTGATGTTAGTAACCGCATTAAACACCAAAATTGGTTATTACAAGGCAGCTGAGATTGCAAACAAAGCACACGAAGAAGGAACCACTCTTAAAGCTGCTGCCGTTTCTACAGGTTATTTAACTGCTGAAGAATTTGACGAATGGGTCAAGCCTGAGGATATGGTCGGGAAAAGATAA